In one window of Nitrospira sp. DNA:
- the mutL gene encoding DNA mismatch repair endonuclease MutL: MDIASRAGKIQVLPGDVIGRIAAGEVVERPAAVVKELIENSLDAGSSTITVEIKDGGLGLIRVSDDGEGMSRRDASLAFERHATSKLQSDAQLGTIRTMGFRGEALPSIAAVSNVRLRTVARDEPVGTQLWLAAGTVTRVEDAAAIPGTSIEVSDLFFNTPARRKFLKSTTTEFSHISHVVQQAGLAWPQVHLRLVHNGYEVFVLPAASSARDRVLQVYRAAFGDRALAVDVERDGLSLRGFIVDPVRARAGRTPQELFVNRRPIKNSTVQHAVIDGYSSFLAKGHAPLFVLFLDVEPQRVDVNVHPTKREVRFADTEQVHQLVRSAVRQTLGRAQVQVSLAGAVHARPSDDAGRTSSDVSGGVVEPGREPVEINLRPHVVAETPISSPSQTSFVGERAASYAVNEALDVVPLGQMSRTYLIAQVGDELQVVDQHTAHERVLFERLLRAWHDRTLPSQPLLLPEPLELPMEQALILQRHLTELERLGLHIEPFGPTSFLIRSLPVMLGHPDLAALVQDLVEDLEQWASLSSLEIKVKPILASLACHGAVRAGRSMALPEIKQLVQDWVAEGLIMTCPHGRRVAFRLSNDELGRLFDRA; this comes from the coding sequence ATGGATATAGCGAGTCGTGCGGGGAAGATTCAGGTTCTGCCCGGCGATGTCATCGGCCGCATTGCGGCGGGCGAGGTGGTGGAACGCCCGGCTGCCGTGGTGAAGGAGCTCATTGAAAACAGTCTGGATGCGGGCAGTTCCACGATCACCGTCGAGATCAAGGACGGGGGCCTCGGGTTGATTCGAGTCAGTGACGACGGAGAGGGGATGTCCCGTCGTGATGCGTCGCTGGCCTTTGAACGGCATGCCACCAGCAAATTGCAGTCGGATGCGCAACTCGGCACCATTCGCACGATGGGGTTCCGTGGGGAAGCCTTGCCCAGCATTGCCGCCGTCTCGAACGTCCGTTTGCGAACGGTGGCCAGGGATGAGCCGGTTGGGACGCAGCTGTGGTTAGCCGCTGGCACGGTCACGCGGGTAGAAGATGCAGCCGCAATTCCCGGCACGTCGATCGAGGTGTCGGACCTGTTCTTCAATACGCCGGCCCGTCGGAAATTTCTCAAATCCACGACGACGGAGTTTTCTCACATCAGCCATGTGGTCCAGCAGGCAGGACTCGCCTGGCCTCAGGTGCATCTCCGCCTGGTGCACAATGGTTACGAAGTGTTCGTGCTTCCTGCGGCGTCGTCGGCCCGGGATCGGGTGCTCCAAGTGTATCGCGCAGCGTTCGGGGATCGGGCCTTGGCCGTCGATGTGGAACGTGACGGCCTGTCTCTGCGTGGCTTTATCGTCGATCCTGTGCGAGCTCGCGCCGGCAGAACGCCGCAAGAGTTATTCGTCAACCGCCGGCCGATCAAGAACAGCACGGTGCAGCACGCCGTCATCGACGGGTACAGTTCGTTTCTTGCCAAAGGCCATGCGCCGCTCTTCGTCTTGTTCTTAGATGTCGAGCCACAGCGGGTTGACGTGAACGTACATCCTACCAAGCGAGAAGTCCGGTTTGCGGACACGGAACAGGTTCACCAATTGGTACGGTCCGCGGTTCGCCAGACATTGGGAAGGGCTCAGGTGCAGGTGTCGTTGGCGGGAGCCGTCCATGCTCGACCGAGTGACGATGCGGGCAGGACTTCTTCTGATGTGTCGGGCGGCGTCGTGGAGCCTGGGCGAGAACCGGTTGAAATAAATCTGCGGCCGCACGTTGTAGCGGAGACGCCAATCTCCTCCCCCAGTCAAACATCGTTCGTCGGGGAGAGGGCCGCATCCTACGCCGTGAATGAAGCCCTGGACGTTGTGCCGCTCGGTCAAATGAGTCGCACCTATCTCATTGCGCAAGTCGGCGATGAACTGCAGGTGGTCGATCAACATACGGCTCATGAGCGAGTGTTGTTCGAGCGTCTGCTGCGCGCGTGGCACGATCGTACCCTGCCGTCCCAGCCGTTGTTGCTCCCGGAGCCGCTGGAACTCCCAATGGAACAAGCCCTCATTCTGCAGCGGCATCTTACAGAATTGGAGCGGCTGGGCCTGCATATCGAGCCGTTCGGGCCCACCTCGTTTCTCATCCGTAGTCTGCCGGTCATGTTAGGTCATCCCGATTTAGCGGCGCTCGTGCAAGACCTGGTCGAGGACCTCGAGCAGTGGGCGTCCCTGTCATCCCTTGAGATCAAGGTGAAGCCGATTTTGGCATCGCTGGCTTGCCATGGAGCGGTTCGCGCGGGGCGTTCCATGGCGTTGCCGGAAATCAAACAGTTGGTACAGGACTGGGTCGCGGAGGGCCTGATCATGACCTGTCCGCATGGCCGCCGCGTCGCGTTCCGTCTGTCGAACGACGAACTGGGCCGCCTGTTCGATCGCGCGTAG
- the ybgF gene encoding tol-pal system protein YbgF — protein sequence MKLRLTRALQMGAGLACGLVVAGCAKHADFLEIRDQMSLITRTQDQEQKRFEAMQRRLESLERVREPEGGKLRLDDALARLQKLEGRLAKIEETQIAQAASLRSDLALAEANRQARASKPSGPLEAPAIMPGVPSITPTSAFNLAYNDYLNGKFDLAVSGFQHFIKDFPSTSLTPNAHYWLGESYYGQKDYIRAMQSFEHVVNEYAGNEKVPSALFKLGLSAAETGDTAKSRKYLKRVIEEYSTSDEAKLAKTKMAEIR from the coding sequence ATGAAGCTCCGATTGACAAGGGCGCTCCAGATGGGGGCCGGACTGGCCTGTGGGCTGGTGGTCGCGGGTTGTGCCAAGCATGCCGATTTCTTGGAGATTCGAGATCAGATGTCCCTCATCACCCGGACGCAGGATCAGGAACAAAAGCGATTCGAGGCGATGCAACGTCGACTGGAATCCCTGGAACGGGTGCGTGAGCCGGAGGGCGGGAAACTGCGGCTCGATGATGCCTTGGCACGGCTTCAAAAACTCGAGGGGCGTCTGGCCAAAATTGAAGAGACGCAAATCGCTCAGGCTGCCTCCCTCCGCTCGGATCTCGCACTTGCGGAAGCCAACCGTCAGGCCCGTGCGTCAAAGCCGTCAGGTCCCCTTGAAGCTCCCGCCATTATGCCCGGTGTTCCGTCGATTACGCCGACCTCGGCCTTCAACCTGGCGTATAACGACTATCTCAATGGAAAGTTCGATTTGGCGGTCAGCGGCTTCCAGCATTTCATCAAGGATTTTCCCTCCACGTCGCTGACGCCCAACGCGCATTATTGGTTGGGCGAGTCGTATTACGGACAAAAGGATTACATTCGGGCCATGCAGTCCTTCGAGCACGTGGTGAATGAGTACGCCGGAAATGAGAAAGTGCCTTCGGCGCTGTTCAAGCTCGGCCTGTCGGCGGCTGAAACCGGCGATACCGCCAAATCCAGAAAGTACCTCAAGCGGGTGATCGAGGAATACTCGACGTCGGACGAAGCCAAGCTTGCGAAGACGAAGATGGCCGAAATTCGATGA
- the ybgF gene encoding tol-pal system protein YbgF: MAKIAFIRSLVTTGRPAVPSRLGLFVLTATGFALMSGCVAQQADLKQTERELQRRIKQQTEEQAQTRARQNQEIISLREQDIPSLRGDLDKSMHRSQVLESRQDDLLSKLASQESKFERRIGDSEKRSIEDNKRLGWVEKQLVDQDALLKGERDRSRAELAAVTSRLDQVTSHIDAIQKNVLDAMQKTTTVLAQKVDSRLDDQQKLLHGLETRSQNITQLDAQNKVLADQVTKFSQALVDFKQALSGLGERVVQQDQAVKHLAATIEQDMTALGKRTDALAGKIDADNKVTAEHFNEVNRSVGSVAKALENAGGKFVSREDDHERRLEETTRELTHVQAQIQTIDKNLENQHAFLKQVEQHLTALRTSAAQRIEQAPVVAEATPLPQAVPAPVPAPAVETVPSSTAAVTPRAENRSAALMADRESYERTLTRFKDGDLEGARQGFAEFLTQHPHSDLAPNARFWLGESYYGKKDYSRAIDAYDQVQLNHPASEKVPAALLKKGYAYLALKDRKKAASALKQVIDLYPRSPEANKAMDKLNQLKESH; this comes from the coding sequence ATGGCGAAGATCGCATTCATCAGGAGCCTCGTGACGACCGGCCGGCCGGCCGTGCCGTCACGACTCGGACTGTTCGTGCTGACCGCGACGGGGTTCGCTCTGATGTCGGGATGTGTGGCACAGCAGGCTGATCTCAAACAAACCGAGCGGGAACTCCAGCGCCGCATCAAGCAACAGACGGAGGAACAGGCGCAGACCAGAGCCCGTCAAAATCAGGAAATCATCTCGTTGCGCGAGCAGGACATTCCGTCTTTGCGCGGCGATCTTGATAAGTCGATGCATCGCTCGCAGGTGCTGGAGTCGAGGCAGGATGATCTCCTTTCCAAGCTGGCTTCGCAGGAATCCAAGTTCGAGCGCCGTATCGGCGACAGCGAGAAGCGCTCTATCGAGGACAATAAACGGTTGGGGTGGGTGGAGAAGCAACTGGTGGATCAAGATGCGCTGCTCAAAGGAGAGCGCGACCGAAGCCGTGCCGAACTTGCGGCCGTTACGTCCCGTCTGGATCAAGTGACCAGTCACATCGATGCCATCCAGAAGAACGTCCTGGATGCCATGCAAAAGACCACGACTGTGTTGGCACAGAAGGTGGATTCACGGTTGGATGACCAGCAGAAACTGCTGCATGGGCTCGAGACGCGTTCACAGAACATCACACAGCTCGATGCCCAGAACAAGGTGTTGGCGGATCAGGTGACGAAGTTCAGTCAGGCGCTCGTGGATTTCAAACAAGCCTTGAGCGGGTTGGGCGAGCGGGTCGTACAGCAGGACCAGGCGGTCAAGCATCTCGCGGCGACGATTGAACAGGATATGACGGCGTTGGGAAAACGAACCGATGCACTGGCCGGGAAGATCGACGCAGACAACAAGGTGACGGCGGAGCATTTTAATGAGGTGAATCGGAGCGTCGGGTCCGTGGCCAAAGCCTTGGAAAATGCCGGCGGCAAGTTCGTCTCCCGCGAGGATGACCACGAGCGTCGCCTGGAAGAGACGACGCGTGAATTGACGCATGTGCAGGCGCAGATTCAGACGATCGACAAAAATCTCGAGAATCAGCATGCGTTTCTCAAGCAGGTTGAGCAGCATTTGACGGCATTGCGCACGAGTGCGGCGCAGCGGATTGAACAGGCCCCGGTCGTGGCCGAGGCGACGCCCCTTCCACAAGCGGTTCCGGCTCCAGTGCCGGCACCGGCGGTGGAAACGGTTCCGTCATCGACTGCTGCAGTCACTCCCCGGGCTGAGAATCGTAGCGCCGCGTTGATGGCGGATCGGGAGTCGTATGAACGGACGTTGACTCGTTTTAAGGATGGCGATTTGGAGGGAGCTCGACAGGGATTCGCGGAGTTTCTGACCCAACATCCTCATTCGGATCTGGCGCCGAACGCCCGCTTCTGGCTTGGTGAATCCTACTACGGCAAGAAGGATTATTCGCGGGCCATCGATGCCTATGATCAAGTCCAACTGAATCATCCGGCTAGTGAAAAAGTTCCGGCGGCGCTCTTGAAAAAGGGGTATGCCTATCTGGCCCTGAAGGATCGAAAGAAGGCGGCGTCGGCTCTCAAACAAGTGATTGACTTGTATCCGAGGTCTCCGGAAGCCAACAAGGCCATGGACAAACTGAATCAGCTAAAGGAGTCGCACTGA
- the pal gene encoding peptidoglycan-associated lipoprotein Pal, translated as MRIRVATMGLTMVVGMLLVMQAGCSKKSIQSGGDAQSSERGMAKSGAPAQSQAQLPPPSGLDAPSATFPDLSLSSKPEDPETGGLRGFDSVSGGKAPSEERLGGGGTMLAKVEPSESTARQIEEIRREQAKEQAASAEAGLRDVFFGYDSWTITEEGRQSLTQDAQWIKANAGALVKIEGHCDERGTLAYNLVLGEKRAKAVRNYLVELGVGANRLSVVSYGKERPFCNERSESCYQQNRRGHVVVRSK; from the coding sequence ATGAGGATACGGGTAGCGACAATGGGCCTGACAATGGTTGTCGGGATGCTGTTGGTCATGCAGGCGGGTTGTTCCAAGAAGTCGATTCAGTCGGGTGGTGATGCACAGTCGTCGGAGCGTGGCATGGCCAAGTCAGGCGCGCCTGCGCAGTCTCAAGCGCAGCTCCCCCCACCTTCGGGGTTGGATGCGCCCAGCGCCACGTTCCCGGACCTGTCCCTGTCGAGCAAACCGGAAGATCCTGAGACCGGCGGCTTGCGCGGATTCGATTCCGTGTCCGGCGGCAAGGCCCCGTCTGAGGAGCGGCTCGGGGGAGGCGGCACCATGTTGGCCAAGGTCGAGCCCTCGGAAAGCACGGCGCGCCAGATCGAGGAGATTCGTCGCGAACAGGCCAAGGAGCAGGCGGCGTCGGCGGAAGCAGGGTTGCGCGATGTGTTCTTTGGCTATGACAGCTGGACGATCACGGAAGAAGGCCGGCAGTCGTTGACGCAGGATGCCCAGTGGATCAAGGCCAATGCCGGCGCGTTGGTCAAGATCGAAGGGCATTGTGACGAGCGTGGCACGCTGGCCTACAACCTGGTGTTAGGTGAAAAGCGCGCCAAAGCCGTGCGGAATTATTTGGTGGAACTCGGGGTCGGCGCTAATCGGTTGTCGGTGGTGTCCTACGGCAAGGAGCGGCCGTTCTGCAACGAGCGTAGCGAAAGCTGCTACCAGCAGAATCGTCGCGGGCATGTGGTGGTCCGTTCGAAATAA